Proteins from one Planctomyces sp. SH-PL62 genomic window:
- a CDS encoding PVC-type heme-binding CxxCH protein: protein MMMRMRRRHGVVGLIGCGLLAASAGVGARAGEGGEPSAGRKLVVPEGFRVERVAGAPLVDRPITAAFDEQGRLYVADSSGSNEKVEIQLEKKPHRIVRLEDADGDGVYDKQVVFAEGMMFPEGTMWLDGSLYVAAPPSIWKLTDVDGDGVADERVEWFQGKTLTGCANDLHGPYPGHDGRIYWTKGAFAEQTYGRPGKEPFVTSASHIFRSRPDGSEIEPVLTGGMDNPVDVAFLPGGERVLSSTFLQQPGGGFRDGLIHAVYGGIYGKVNRVLDAPSHQWTGPGVMPALLHMGPAAPSGLMCVESTSLEPAGRDVLFACYFNLHKVGRHVLEPSGATFATKDEDFVTSPDLDFHPTDVIEDADGSLIVIDTGGWYKLCCPTSQLSKPDELGGIYRVRRKDAPHVADPYGRLVEWAKLPPADLAPLLCDPRPAVRRRAVDALGKLGAAATPTLIEVVEHDRIDVARRNAVWASARIDAPEARAVARIGLADGDETVRQAAANVVSLTRDPQAVAPLVALLEGPSPLNRRVAAEALGRIGDKAAISSLIQALDDVSAEDRFLHHALTYALIQLDDPEATAPSIESGNPRVRRAALMAVDQMEGGALDPRKTAAMLADADPGVKEAAAWIIGRHPEWGQALAGFFADRLKREDLDPADRAGLESQLARNAASPAVRDLLAETLVGSAPATARRSALKALAQVRQKGLPEAWIAGLAAILSGPDADLARQAVATARALAPTPDEGKPLTVPLMALAGREDFPADGRLEALAAVPGGLSRVAPETFAFLLTQLDPDGTVAARGLAADVLARAGLAPEQLAELVAALRDAGPLEVDRLLTAFDAQTDDALGVKLVEALSGSAALSSLRVDALKLHLAKFGPDTHRAAEALYNRLNADAAKQQARLDELLGKMTGGDVRRGQLVFQGDKAACTTCHAIGYRGGDLGPDLTRIGGVRTERDLLEAILYPSASLVRSYEPVIIATADGKVVNGLLRGETADEYVLLTGANQTERIPRADVDEIRPGTVSVMPAGLDQQLSPQDLADLVAFLKACK, encoded by the coding sequence ATGATGATGCGCATGCGGCGGCGGCACGGCGTGGTCGGTCTGATCGGTTGCGGGCTGCTCGCGGCCTCGGCGGGCGTGGGGGCGAGGGCGGGGGAGGGTGGCGAGCCCTCGGCGGGGCGGAAGCTCGTCGTCCCGGAGGGCTTCCGCGTGGAGCGGGTCGCCGGGGCTCCGCTGGTGGACCGGCCGATCACGGCGGCCTTCGATGAGCAGGGTCGGCTGTACGTCGCCGACTCGTCGGGGTCGAACGAGAAGGTCGAGATCCAGCTTGAGAAGAAGCCCCACCGGATCGTCCGGCTGGAGGACGCGGACGGCGACGGCGTGTACGACAAGCAGGTGGTGTTCGCCGAGGGGATGATGTTCCCCGAGGGGACCATGTGGCTGGACGGCTCGCTCTACGTCGCCGCCCCGCCCAGCATCTGGAAGCTCACCGACGTCGACGGCGACGGCGTGGCCGACGAGCGCGTCGAGTGGTTCCAGGGCAAGACCCTCACCGGCTGCGCCAACGACCTGCACGGCCCCTATCCGGGGCACGACGGCCGGATCTACTGGACCAAGGGGGCGTTCGCCGAGCAGACCTACGGCCGTCCCGGCAAGGAGCCGTTCGTCACCAGCGCGTCGCACATCTTCCGGTCCCGCCCCGACGGCTCGGAGATCGAGCCGGTGCTGACCGGGGGCATGGACAACCCGGTCGACGTCGCGTTCCTCCCCGGCGGCGAACGGGTCCTGTCGTCGACGTTCCTCCAGCAGCCCGGCGGCGGTTTCCGCGACGGCCTCATCCACGCGGTCTACGGCGGCATCTACGGCAAGGTCAATCGGGTCCTCGACGCCCCTTCGCACCAGTGGACGGGACCCGGCGTCATGCCCGCGCTGCTGCACATGGGCCCCGCGGCCCCCTCGGGCCTGATGTGCGTCGAGTCGACCTCGCTGGAGCCGGCGGGCCGGGACGTCCTGTTCGCCTGCTACTTCAACCTGCACAAGGTCGGCCGGCACGTCCTGGAGCCGTCGGGGGCCACGTTCGCCACCAAGGACGAGGACTTCGTGACGAGCCCCGACCTGGACTTCCACCCGACCGACGTGATCGAGGACGCCGACGGCAGCCTGATCGTGATCGACACCGGGGGCTGGTACAAGCTCTGCTGCCCGACCTCGCAGCTCTCCAAGCCGGACGAGTTGGGGGGGATCTACCGGGTCCGTCGCAAGGACGCCCCCCATGTCGCCGACCCCTACGGCCGGCTGGTCGAGTGGGCGAAGCTCCCCCCGGCGGATCTCGCGCCGCTGCTCTGCGACCCGAGGCCGGCCGTGCGGCGGCGGGCCGTCGACGCCCTGGGCAAGCTCGGCGCCGCCGCGACGCCGACGCTGATCGAGGTCGTCGAACACGACCGGATCGACGTCGCCCGGCGCAACGCGGTCTGGGCGTCGGCCCGGATCGACGCCCCCGAGGCCCGCGCCGTCGCCCGCATCGGCCTGGCCGACGGCGACGAGACGGTGCGGCAGGCCGCCGCCAACGTGGTCAGCCTGACCCGCGACCCCCAGGCGGTCGCGCCCCTGGTGGCGCTGCTGGAGGGCCCGTCGCCGCTCAACCGCCGCGTGGCCGCCGAGGCCCTGGGCCGCATCGGCGACAAGGCGGCGATCTCGTCGCTCATCCAGGCGCTCGACGACGTCTCGGCCGAGGACCGCTTCCTCCACCACGCCTTGACCTACGCCCTGATCCAGCTCGACGACCCCGAGGCGACCGCCCCGTCGATCGAGTCCGGCAACCCTCGGGTGCGGCGAGCGGCCCTGATGGCCGTCGATCAGATGGAAGGGGGCGCCCTGGACCCCCGCAAGACCGCCGCGATGCTGGCCGACGCCGACCCCGGCGTGAAGGAGGCCGCCGCCTGGATCATCGGCCGACATCCCGAGTGGGGCCAGGCCCTCGCCGGGTTCTTCGCCGACCGGCTGAAGCGGGAGGACCTGGACCCCGCCGACCGCGCCGGCCTGGAAAGCCAGCTCGCCCGCAACGCGGCCTCGCCGGCCGTGCGCGACCTGCTCGCCGAGACGCTCGTCGGCTCCGCCCCGGCGACGGCCCGCCGCAGCGCCCTGAAGGCCCTGGCGCAGGTGCGCCAGAAGGGCCTCCCCGAAGCCTGGATCGCCGGCCTGGCCGCGATCCTCTCCGGGCCCGACGCCGATCTGGCGCGACAGGCCGTCGCGACGGCCCGCGCCCTGGCCCCGACACCCGACGAGGGGAAGCCCCTGACGGTGCCCCTCATGGCCCTCGCCGGCCGCGAGGACTTCCCGGCCGACGGCCGCCTCGAGGCCCTGGCGGCCGTCCCCGGCGGCCTTTCCCGGGTCGCCCCGGAGACCTTCGCCTTCCTGCTCACCCAGCTCGATCCCGACGGCACGGTCGCCGCTCGCGGCCTGGCCGCCGACGTCCTGGCCCGCGCCGGGCTCGCGCCCGAGCAACTCGCCGAGCTGGTCGCGGCTCTGCGCGACGCCGGCCCCCTGGAGGTCGACCGCCTGCTGACCGCCTTCGACGCCCAGACCGACGATGCGCTCGGCGTCAAGCTCGTCGAGGCCCTGTCCGGCTCGGCGGCCCTGTCGAGCCTCCGGGTCGACGCGCTCAAGCTCCACCTGGCGAAGTTCGGCCCCGACACCCACCGGGCGGCCGAGGCCCTCTACAACCGCCTCAACGCCGACGCCGCCAAGCAGCAGGCGCGGCTCGACGAGCTTCTCGGCAAGATGACCGGCGGCGACGTCCGTCGCGGCCAGCTCGTGTTCCAGGGCGACAAGGCCGCCTGCACCACCTGCCACGCCATCGGCTATCGCGGCGGCGACCTCGGCCCCGACCTGACCCGGATCGGCGGCGTCCGCACCGAGCGCGACCTGCTGGAGGCCATCCTCTACCCCAGCGCCAGCCTGGTCCGCAGCTATGAGCCGGTCATCATCGCCACCGCCGACGGCAAGGTCGTCAACGGCCTCCTCCGCGGCGAGACCGCCGACGAATACGTCCTCCTCACCGGCGCCAACCAGACCGAACGCATCCCCCGCGCGGACGTCGACGAGATCCGCCCCGGCACCGTCTCCGTCATGCCCGCCGGCCTCGACCAGCAACTCTCCCCTCAGGACCTCGCCGACCTCGTCGCGTTCCTGAAGGCGTGCAAGTGA
- a CDS encoding FAD-dependent oxidoreductase, protein MTRERGDRLGRREFLASAAGASAYSLFVFADGGAARAEAAGLDRTPDAIRESFATIAPVDPEAAGRRFEGEPNMTLVDLSCDLLVAGGGPAGVCAALAAARNGAKVVLVQDRSRLGGNSSSEVKMHIVGANMHTGRPGWREGGIIEELRLDDAANNPQRSWELWDLLLYDKLVSEPNVTLILDCSVCAADVKDGRIERVLARCDKSEHLYRITCRYAADCTGDSRLALEAGATIRWGHEGRDEFKESLAPPEPSRETLGSSVLFTARDYGKPMPYKAPAWARKITAAQLKHRGVGAKAWEYGYWWIEWGGGRDTVRDNERIRFELLSIVTGVWDHIKNSGEYPLSANWAMDWVGMMPGKRESRRIEGDHMLNQNDLMGFNPEFDDAVAMGGWGLDEHPASGFDDPEVPPFLSIKLAEVYDIPLRSLYSKDLSNLFMAGRNAGCSHVAFTSTRVMATCAVMGQAAGTAAALCSRYDLTPRELYRDKPRLRELQQTLLRDDQSIKSLKNVDPDDLAPLAKVSASATTEPAKPENVVDGFVRDMSTQLDHRWMAPMSPDGAWLELAWPEPKTVKHVQITFDSGFHRELTLTSSDSHNARIIRAPQPETIRDYRLVVETPKGERVEVARVEGNHQRLRRHDFPPVEAAKIRIEVAATNGSDTARIYEVRAYG, encoded by the coding sequence ATGACGCGGGAACGGGGCGATCGGTTGGGGCGTCGGGAGTTCCTGGCCTCGGCGGCGGGGGCCTCGGCGTATTCGCTGTTCGTCTTCGCCGACGGCGGCGCGGCGCGGGCCGAGGCCGCGGGGCTCGACCGGACGCCCGACGCGATCCGGGAGTCGTTCGCGACGATCGCGCCCGTCGACCCGGAGGCCGCCGGGCGGCGGTTCGAAGGCGAGCCGAACATGACGCTCGTCGACCTCTCGTGCGACCTGCTCGTCGCCGGCGGCGGCCCGGCCGGCGTCTGCGCGGCGCTCGCCGCGGCGCGGAACGGGGCGAAGGTCGTCCTCGTGCAGGACCGCTCGCGGCTCGGCGGCAACTCGTCGAGCGAGGTCAAGATGCACATCGTCGGCGCCAACATGCACACGGGACGCCCCGGCTGGCGCGAAGGCGGGATCATCGAGGAACTCCGCCTCGACGACGCCGCCAACAATCCCCAACGCTCGTGGGAACTCTGGGACCTGCTCCTCTACGACAAGCTCGTCTCCGAGCCCAACGTCACCCTCATCCTCGACTGCTCCGTCTGCGCCGCCGACGTGAAGGACGGCCGCATCGAACGCGTCCTGGCGCGGTGCGACAAGTCCGAACATCTTTATCGGATCACCTGCCGATACGCCGCCGACTGCACGGGCGACTCCCGCCTGGCCCTGGAGGCCGGCGCGACGATCCGATGGGGCCACGAGGGCCGCGACGAGTTCAAGGAGTCGCTCGCCCCCCCGGAGCCGAGCCGCGAGACCCTCGGCTCCAGCGTCCTCTTCACCGCCCGCGACTACGGCAAGCCGATGCCTTACAAGGCCCCCGCCTGGGCCCGCAAGATCACCGCCGCGCAGCTCAAGCATCGCGGCGTCGGCGCGAAGGCGTGGGAATACGGCTACTGGTGGATCGAATGGGGAGGCGGCCGCGACACCGTCCGCGACAACGAGCGGATCCGCTTCGAGCTGCTCTCGATCGTCACCGGCGTCTGGGACCACATCAAGAACTCCGGCGAGTACCCCCTGTCGGCGAACTGGGCGATGGACTGGGTGGGCATGATGCCCGGCAAGCGCGAGAGCCGCCGCATCGAGGGGGACCACATGCTCAATCAGAACGACCTGATGGGCTTCAACCCCGAGTTCGACGACGCGGTGGCGATGGGGGGCTGGGGCCTCGACGAGCACCCCGCCAGCGGTTTCGACGACCCCGAAGTCCCGCCGTTCCTGAGCATCAAGCTGGCCGAGGTCTACGACATCCCCCTGCGCTCACTCTACAGCAAGGACCTTTCGAACCTGTTCATGGCCGGCCGCAACGCCGGTTGCAGCCACGTCGCGTTCACGTCCACTCGAGTCATGGCCACCTGCGCCGTGATGGGACAGGCCGCGGGAACCGCCGCCGCCCTCTGCTCGCGATACGACCTGACCCCGCGCGAGCTCTATCGCGACAAGCCCCGCCTCCGGGAGTTGCAGCAGACCCTCCTCCGCGACGACCAGTCCATCAAGAGCCTCAAGAACGTCGATCCCGACGACCTGGCCCCGCTGGCGAAGGTCTCGGCCTCGGCGACGACCGAGCCGGCGAAGCCCGAGAACGTGGTCGACGGCTTCGTCCGCGACATGAGCACGCAGCTCGACCACCGCTGGATGGCTCCGATGTCCCCCGACGGCGCCTGGCTCGAACTCGCCTGGCCCGAGCCGAAGACCGTCAAGCACGTCCAGATCACCTTCGATTCCGGCTTCCACCGCGAGTTGACCCTGACCTCGTCCGACTCCCACAACGCCAGGATCATCCGCGCCCCCCAGCCCGAGACGATCCGCGACTACCGCCTGGTCGTCGAGACCCCCAAGGGGGAACGCGTCGAGGTCGCCCGCGTCGAGGGAAACCATCAGCGGCTCCGCCGCCACGACTTCCCCCCCGTCGAGGCCGCCAAGATCCGCATCGAAGTCGCCGCCACCAACGGATCCGACACCGCCCGGATCTACGAGGTCCGCGCGTACGGCTGA
- a CDS encoding inorganic phosphate transporter produces the protein MTDFLDAFGRLDAQSALILAVALAIAFGFEVVNGFHDTANAVTTVIYTRTLKATPAVLFSGFCNFLGVLLGGTTIAFSIVHLLPVDLLIDAASRSAVVMVLALLIAGISWNLLTWWFGIPVSSSHTLIGAILGVGLANGLMSGRGLGAGVDWETAGEVGLALLISPAIGFLAAAVLLLAAKRRIPDPELYAPPPDDPAARPPRWIRAALLTTCGGVSLAHGSNDGQKGMGLIMLVLIGLLPTGFALNLDGDDGAARARAAATELRAGLIAEPSPIHGVEIGRVDEVLARLDGRTSLREVPHEERIALRNLICQVDRALERDQDILSDGRVAAIEGPRRRLRTAIEYVPGWVVVGVALCLGVGTTFGYKRIVHTVAEKIGKTHLTYAQGASAEVVAMATIGVADIAGLPVSTTQVLSSGVAGTMWANDSGVQFATARNIALAWLLTFPCSMLASAGIFVCGRLALR, from the coding sequence ATGACCGATTTCCTCGACGCTTTCGGACGTCTTGACGCGCAATCCGCCCTGATCCTCGCCGTCGCCCTGGCGATCGCCTTCGGTTTCGAGGTGGTCAACGGCTTCCACGACACGGCGAACGCCGTGACCACCGTCATCTACACCCGGACCCTGAAGGCGACGCCCGCGGTGCTGTTCTCGGGCTTCTGCAACTTCCTCGGCGTGCTGCTGGGGGGGACGACGATCGCGTTCAGCATCGTGCACCTGCTGCCGGTCGACCTGCTGATCGACGCCGCCTCGCGGTCGGCCGTCGTGATGGTCCTGGCGCTCCTGATCGCCGGGATCTCGTGGAACCTCCTGACCTGGTGGTTCGGGATCCCGGTCTCCAGTTCGCACACGCTCATCGGCGCGATCCTGGGGGTGGGCCTGGCCAACGGCCTGATGAGCGGCCGAGGGCTGGGGGCGGGGGTCGACTGGGAGACGGCGGGCGAGGTCGGCCTGGCGCTCCTGATCTCGCCGGCGATCGGCTTCCTCGCGGCGGCCGTGCTGCTGCTGGCGGCCAAACGGCGCATCCCCGACCCCGAGCTTTACGCCCCTCCCCCCGACGATCCGGCCGCCCGGCCGCCGCGCTGGATCCGCGCCGCGCTGCTGACGACGTGCGGCGGCGTGAGCCTGGCGCACGGGTCGAACGACGGCCAGAAGGGGATGGGGCTGATCATGCTCGTCCTGATCGGCCTGCTCCCCACCGGCTTCGCCCTCAACCTCGACGGCGACGACGGCGCCGCTCGGGCGCGGGCCGCCGCGACCGAACTCCGCGCAGGCCTGATCGCCGAGCCCTCGCCGATCCACGGCGTCGAGATCGGGCGGGTCGACGAGGTCCTGGCCCGGCTGGACGGCCGGACGTCGCTCCGAGAGGTCCCCCACGAGGAACGGATCGCCCTGCGGAACCTGATCTGCCAGGTCGACCGCGCCCTGGAGCGCGATCAGGACATCCTCTCGGACGGCCGCGTCGCGGCGATCGAGGGCCCCCGGCGGCGGCTCCGAACGGCGATCGAGTACGTCCCCGGCTGGGTGGTGGTCGGCGTGGCCCTCTGCCTGGGGGTCGGCACGACGTTCGGCTACAAGCGGATCGTCCACACGGTCGCCGAGAAGATCGGCAAGACCCACCTCACCTACGCCCAGGGCGCCAGCGCCGAGGTCGTCGCGATGGCGACGATCGGCGTGGCCGACATCGCCGGACTCCCGGTCAGCACCACCCAGGTCCTCTCTTCAGGCGTGGCCGGGACGATGTGGGCCAACGACTCGGGCGTCCAGTTCGCCACGGCTCGCAACATCGCCCTGGCCTGGCTCCTCACCTTCCCCTGCTCGATGCTGGCCTCCGCCGGGATCTTCGTCTGCGGCCGGCTCGCCCTCAGGTGA
- a CDS encoding leucine-rich repeat domain-containing protein, with translation MTTRRNVRYGVVIAVGLLATSAMTTAARADGPFPDANLETAVRAVLKHEPNVELTDEKLQNVYILEAVGKEIKDLTGLEKCKNLALLRLSKNQVADLKPLKDLKNLQSLDLAENQAADLTPLAELKGLQYLELSKNQVVDVAPLAGLTELSALYLGGNKIEDVNPLATLTKLASLSLGGNRIKDAGALEKLTKLSTLDLRDNLIENLGPLTKQPDLKLLMLERNQIKDLTPLIDAAKADAAGAKLFAPYLRIYLDGNPLPEADRAPQLEALKATGVRVEG, from the coding sequence ATGACGACGAGGCGAAACGTGCGGTACGGCGTGGTGATCGCGGTCGGGCTGCTGGCGACGTCGGCGATGACGACGGCGGCCAGGGCGGACGGGCCGTTTCCGGACGCGAACCTGGAGACGGCGGTTCGGGCGGTGCTGAAACACGAACCGAACGTCGAACTGACCGATGAGAAGTTGCAGAACGTCTACATCCTGGAGGCGGTCGGCAAGGAGATCAAGGACCTGACCGGGCTGGAGAAGTGCAAGAACCTGGCCCTGCTGCGGCTGTCGAAGAATCAGGTCGCGGACCTCAAGCCGTTGAAGGATTTGAAGAACCTGCAATCGCTGGACCTGGCGGAAAACCAGGCGGCCGACCTGACCCCGCTGGCCGAACTGAAGGGCTTGCAGTATCTTGAATTGTCGAAGAATCAGGTGGTCGACGTCGCCCCCCTGGCCGGCCTGACCGAGTTGAGCGCGCTCTACCTGGGCGGGAACAAGATCGAGGACGTCAACCCGCTGGCGACGCTGACCAAGTTGGCCTCGCTGTCGCTGGGGGGGAACCGGATCAAGGACGCGGGCGCGCTGGAGAAGTTGACGAAGCTGTCGACGCTCGACCTGCGGGACAACCTGATCGAGAACCTCGGGCCGCTCACGAAGCAGCCGGACCTCAAGCTCCTGATGCTCGAACGCAACCAGATCAAGGACCTGACGCCCCTGATCGACGCGGCGAAGGCCGACGCCGCCGGCGCCAAGCTGTTCGCCCCCTATCTGCGGATCTACCTCGACGGCAACCCGCTGCCCGAGGCGGACCGCGCCCCACAACTGGAGGCCCTCAAGGCGACGGGAGTTCGCGTTGAAGGGTGA